The genomic window CGGCAAGATGTAGGCGTAGGGCGCGCGCGTCTTGCCCGCCTCCATTCCGTTCCGCGTCTTGATGTAGAAGTTCTCGACCACCGTGCCCGGGAACATCGCCGTCAGCTGCAATGCGGACAGCACGCCGGTCTGCATGTAGTTCGTGTTGGCGCGCCGGGAGAACGAGGCGACGTCGTCGAAGCCGACGGGGATGCCGCGATACCACTCACGGTCTTGCGCGCCGCCTCGGCCGGTCGGGACGCCGCCGCCACCGCCTGCTGCGCCACGCCCCCCGCCGGGAGCCTGTGCCGCACCTGGCGCGGGAGCTGGGGTCTGCGTCGCGGCACCCGGCGCCCCCGTGGGTGCTGCGCCGCGCCCTCCGGCAGGCGGCGTGACCACACCAGTGGCTGGAGGCGTGACGGCTCCGCCGGCAGGCGGCGTCACCGCGCCACCGGCCGGAGGCGTTACCGGTGCGCCCGCACCGCCACGCCCACCGCCTGGCGCGGGGGCGGCACCACCGGGTGCCGGCGGTGCATTGGCCGCGCCACGGCCACCACGCCCGGCACCAGCGGTCGCCGTCGTGTCGAGGTCTCGACCCGATTGCGTCTCGTACATCTTCATCAGGCCGTTGTGATTGTACGCGATCGAGCCGAGGTACCCCGGCGACCACCCATCCATGAAGGCATAGGTGTAGACGCCGGGCATGCCCCACTTGGTCATCTGCGCCATTTCATAGTTGGCGAACCAGGGGAGCTCGGCGAAGAGCAGCGGATCGAGGTTCGGATTCTGTGGCGCCGCGCCGCTGTAGGTGTACATCAGCGTGAGCGACTCGTGCAGGTCGTGCATGATCGGCGGGTGCGCCGTGAAGTACCAATCGGCGATCGCGCGCATCTGCACCAGCGAGAGATTGATGTCGCGGTTGTTGTCGTGGAAGGCGTACTTGCCCCAGTAGGGCACCGAACCGCCTCCGCGGCCTCCCCCGGCCGGTGCTGCTGGCGCGCCCGGCGTGCCGGGGGCGACACGTGCCGCCGCCGCACGGGCGGCGTCCTGGCCGCGGTAGAACCAATCGACGTTCCGATCACGGCCGTCGGCGTCTGCCGCCGGCGTCACCGAGACGTAGACGTTGTTCCGGATCTGCTCGATCACCGGCGATGTCTCGGTCGCCAGGCGATAGACCAGCTCCATCAGCATCTCCGAGGGCCCCGTCTCGCCGCTGTGCAGCCCGCCCATCAGGTGGTAGTGCGGCTTGGTGGCGCCGATCAGCTCGCGGATCTCGGCGTCGCTGCGACCACGCGGGTCGGCGATCTTCGCCAGCTGGTCGCGATTCTGCTGCAGCTTCGCCATGTTGGCGTCGGACGAGACCCAGACCACCACCAGCTCCCGCCCTTCGTCCGACCGGCCGATCGTCTCGACACGGACGCGCGGCGTGGCCGCGGCCAGCGCGCGATAGTACTTCAGCTGATCGGCGTAGTAGGTGAGGGTGCGCGGGGCGCCCACATGATGGCCGATGATGTCAGCCGGCGTGGGGATCCCCTTCACGACCGGGAGGTGGTCCACCAGCGGCGAGCCGAACTTCGTCTTCCCGGTCCAGAGCGTGTACAGCCGGGCGAACGCGGTGTCCTGCGCCTGCGCCGGGTCGCGCGTGCCGAGGGCGGCTTGCCCCGCGAGGGGGGCCGCCCCGAGGAGGGCCAGGGCGAGGACACAACGGGACATCGGGACGCAGCGCAGGGACATCGCGGGACTCCAGGGCCGGCGGGTGATCGCGGAGCAGATGGGGTGGGAACCCGCCAAATCTACTCGCCGACCGCCGGTTCTTCACGCCCCCGCTGTCGGGTCACCCCCCGGCGGTGCGCCCCTTCAACGCCGCCACGCGCTGCGGCAGTCCGAAGAGCCGGATGAAGCCGGCGGCGTCGGACTGCTGGTAGACGTTGTCCTCACCGAAGGTGACGGTCGCCTCGTCGTAGAGCGAATGCGCACTCTGGCGCCCGATCACGTGGCAAGCGCCTTTGTAGAGCCGCATCGTGACGTCCCCGGTGACGCGAGCCTGCGTCACGCCGATGAAGGCATCGTAGGCGTCGCGTTCGGTGGTCCACCAGCGGCCCTCGTAGACCAGCGCGGCATAGCGTGGCGCGATCACGTCCTTGGCGTCGAGGGTGCGCCGATCGAGCACCAGCTGCTCAAGCTCCGAATGGGCGGCATAGAGAATGGTGCCGCCTGGGGTCTCGTACACGCCGCGCGACTTCATCCCCACGAGGCGATCCTCGACGATGTCGGCTCGGCCGACCCCATGCCGACCGCCAATCGTGTTCAGCCGCTCGAGCAACGCGACCGCACCCAGCCGCTCGCCATTCACGGCCACCGGCGTCCCCGCCTCGAAGCCGATCACGACGTCCTCGGGCGTGTCCGGGGCGAGCCGCGGGTCGGTCGTCATCAGGAACATCTCCTCGACTGGTGCCGACGCCGGATCCTCGAGGTTGCCCCCCTCATGGGAGACGTGCCAGAGGTTCCGGTCGCGCGAGAAGATCTTCTCCTTGGTCGCCACCACGGGAACGTGGTGCTCCGCGGCGTAGCGGAGGGCATCCTCACGCGACCGGATGTTCCACACCCGCCATGGGGCGATGACTTCCAGTTCAGGGGCGAACGCCATGTATGTCAGCTCGAAGCGGACCTGGTCGTTCCCCTTCCCGGTGCAGCCGTGGGCCAGGGCGTCGGCTCCCACCTGGCGGGCCACCTCGACCTGCGCCTTGGCGATGAGGGGACGGGCAATCGAGGTGCCGAGGAGGTAGGTCCGGTTGTAGATCGCACCGGCGCGCAGGGTGGGGAAGGCGAAATCCCGGACGAACTCCTCGCGGAGGTCGAGGATCTGGCACTCGTCGGCCCCGGAGGCAATCGCCTTCTCCCGGACCCCGGCCAGTTCATCGCCCTGGCCGATGTCGGCCGCGACGCAGACGACCCGTGCCCCGGGGTACTGCTCGCGAAGCCAGGGGACGATGATCGAGGTATCGAGGCCGCCGGAATAGGCGAGGGCGATGGTGCGCGGCATGGACGACTCCGGGACGGCAGGCGGTGAGTGGCGTGGTGACCGGGCGGAGTATGGGGCGAACGGGGCATGGCGGCAAGGCGGCCGGCGGCGATGAGCGCGCGCTCACCCGGCCTTCGACTGAAGGCTCCCCTTGGCCCCAGTGAGCATTTGCTCACGACTCCCCCCAAGGTGGCTCCGGACAAGCGGTTGCGCGTGGTCTGCGCCGCGGACACTTTAGGACAGGATCCTGGCCCATTTCCGACCCGACCCGGCGGTTTGTCACGTGAAATTTCCCTCCTTCGGCTCCCTGCTTCCCGCCAACGAGATCGCCGTCGATCTCGGCACCGCGAACACGCTCATCTATGTGAAGGGCGAAGGCATCGTGCTCAACGAGCCCTCCGTCGTCGCCATCGAGAAGGCGACCGGTCGCGTGAAGGGGATCGGACTCGAAGCGAAGCGGATGCTCGGACGGACGCCGGACGGCATCGTTGCGGTGCGACCGATGCGCGACGGCGTCATCGCCGACTTCGACGTGACCGAGAAGATGTTGCGCTACTTCCTCAAGACGATCATCGACAAGCATTTCTTCCGCGTGAAGCCGAAGGTGATCGTCGCGGTGCCGTCGGGGATCACCGAAGTCGAGCGCCGCGCGGTGCGTGACTCGGCCGAGACGGCCGGTGCGAAGCAGGTGCTCATGGTGGCGGAGCCGATGGCGGCGGCGATCGGTGTCGGCCTGCCGGTGGAGACGCCGACCGGCAACATGGTGATCGACATCGGCGGTGGCACGACCGAGATCGCCGTCATCGCGCTCTCCGGCATCGTCTCCGATACCTCGATCCGCATCGGCGGTGACGAGCTCGATCAGGCCATCGTGATGTTCATGCGCAAGAACTACAACCTGCTGGTCGGCGAGCCGACGGCGGAGCTGATCAAGATCAAGGTCGGCTCGGCGTTCACGCTGAGCGAAGAGCGCGAGATGGAAGTGAAGGGGCGCGACCTCGTTTCCGGCATCCCGAAGACGGTGCGCGTGCACTCGAGCGAGATCCGCGAAGCGGTGCAGGAGCCGGTCCAGCAGATCGTCGATGCCGTCCGGCGCGCGCTCGAAATCACTCCGCCCGAACTCTCGTCCGACATCGTCGATCGCGGCATCGTGATGACCGGCGGCGGCGCGCTGATCCGCGGCCTCGACATGCTGCTCCAGCAGGAGACCGGCCTCCCGATCCACGTCGACGAGGACCCGCTCACCTGCGTCGTCCGTGGGACTGGCCGGATCCTGGACGACTTCGAGAAGTACCGTAGCGTCCTTGTGACCTGACCATGGGGCGTCGCGCCGGACGTGAGACCGCCCGCGGCGACCTCTTCCTGTTCGCCGGCTGTGTCGCGCTCGCGCTGATCGCCCTCGCGCTGCCTCGTTCCTGGGCCCAGGGGCTGACGGCGGCCCTCCGCAACACCGCCTTCCGCCCGATGGTGATTCTTCAGACCCGCGCCGCCGAAGATCTGACGGCCCGCTTTCGGCTGAAGGGGATCCAGCTGCAGCGCGACTCGCTCGCGTTGGCGATTCAGCAGCAGGCCGCACTGCAGCAGGAGAACGACAACCTGCGCTCGCTGGTGGGGCTCCGGCAGCGCCTGGTGCATCCGTATGTTGCCGCCGAAGTGCTGCACCGTCCCGCATCGACCGAGGGACGGATGTTGCTGGTCGGTGCCGGTCGGAGCGTCGGCGTCGACTCCTTCGCCGCCGTCGTGACCGCCGACGGCCTGCTCGGGGCGGTATGGAATGCCGGGCCGACGACGAGCAGCGTGATGAGTTGGGCCCACCCCGAATTCCGGGCCTCGGCGGTGACCGGTGACGGTCGGATCTTGGGCATGGTGCAACCCTCCCCCTCGATGGAAGGGCGCCAGCCGCTGCTGGAGCTTCGCGGCGTCGCGCTTCGTGACTCACTCACCCTCGGCACCAAGGTCTTCACCTCCGGGCTCGGCGGGGTATTCCCCCGCGGCATCCCGATCGGGACGGTCGCGCGGATCGGGCGCGATGAGCTGGGGTACGAGCGGGTCTACCTGATCCGCCCCTTCGTGAACCCGGGCTTCGTGTCCCATGTCCTGATCCTCACGGCGCCCCGCGACTCGACGTTCCTGCCGCTGCCAGGCGGGGAGGGGCCCTGATGGCCTTCGGCTCCTCGGACCGTCGTCGGCGCACCCGCTCCACCGATCGGGTCCGCATCGCGCTGGTGGTGCTCCTGCTGCTCTTCGCGGATGCCTACCTCCTGCCGTCCGTGGTGACGGGACCGTGGGTGCCCGACCTGCTCCTGCTCGCGCTCCTGTTGTTGGCCATTCGGCAGCCCCCGGGCGTGGCTGCGGTCATCGGCTTCGCGGTCGGTCTGGTGGCCGATGTCCTGACGCCTGCCCATTTCGGCGCTGGAATCCTGGCCCATGTGCTCGTGGGCTGGGGCGCGTCGTGGGGCCGATCGGTCTTTTTTGCCGACAATCTCTTCGTCAACGCGGCACTGTTCGCGGTCGGCACGTGGGTGCGCAACCTGATCGTCCTGCTCCTGAGCGGGACGGCCGCCTCGTCGCTGCTGATGCAAATGACGGTCTGGTC from Gemmatimonadota bacterium includes these protein-coding regions:
- a CDS encoding argininosuccinate synthase; this encodes MPRTIALAYSGGLDTSIIVPWLREQYPGARVVCVAADIGQGDELAGVREKAIASGADECQILDLREEFVRDFAFPTLRAGAIYNRTYLLGTSIARPLIAKAQVEVARQVGADALAHGCTGKGNDQVRFELTYMAFAPELEVIAPWRVWNIRSREDALRYAAEHHVPVVATKEKIFSRDRNLWHVSHEGGNLEDPASAPVEEMFLMTTDPRLAPDTPEDVVIGFEAGTPVAVNGERLGAVALLERLNTIGGRHGVGRADIVEDRLVGMKSRGVYETPGGTILYAAHSELEQLVLDRRTLDAKDVIAPRYAALVYEGRWWTTERDAYDAFIGVTQARVTGDVTMRLYKGACHVIGRQSAHSLYDEATVTFGEDNVYQQSDAAGFIRLFGLPQRVAALKGRTAGG
- the mreD gene encoding rod shape-determining protein MreD; this encodes MAFGSSDRRRRTRSTDRVRIALVVLLLLFADAYLLPSVVTGPWVPDLLLLALLLLAIRQPPGVAAVIGFAVGLVADVLTPAHFGAGILAHVLVGWGASWGRSVFFADNLFVNAALFAVGTWVRNLIVLLLSGTAASSLLMQMTVWSPLQGLSTAAVGVVVVVLFRDWLAIRIEP
- a CDS encoding rod shape-determining protein, whose translation is MLPANEIAVDLGTANTLIYVKGEGIVLNEPSVVAIEKATGRVKGIGLEAKRMLGRTPDGIVAVRPMRDGVIADFDVTEKMLRYFLKTIIDKHFFRVKPKVIVAVPSGITEVERRAVRDSAETAGAKQVLMVAEPMAAAIGVGLPVETPTGNMVIDIGGGTTEIAVIALSGIVSDTSIRIGGDELDQAIVMFMRKNYNLLVGEPTAELIKIKVGSAFTLSEEREMEVKGRDLVSGIPKTVRVHSSEIREAVQEPVQQIVDAVRRALEITPPELSSDIVDRGIVMTGGGALIRGLDMLLQQETGLPIHVDEDPLTCVVRGTGRILDDFEKYRSVLVT
- a CDS encoding rod shape-determining protein MreC, whose translation is MGRRAGRETARGDLFLFAGCVALALIALALPRSWAQGLTAALRNTAFRPMVILQTRAAEDLTARFRLKGIQLQRDSLALAIQQQAALQQENDNLRSLVGLRQRLVHPYVAAEVLHRPASTEGRMLLVGAGRSVGVDSFAAVVTADGLLGAVWNAGPTTSSVMSWAHPEFRASAVTGDGRILGMVQPSPSMEGRQPLLELRGVALRDSLTLGTKVFTSGLGGVFPRGIPIGTVARIGRDELGYERVYLIRPFVNPGFVSHVLILTAPRDSTFLPLPGGEGP